Proteins from a single region of Oncorhynchus tshawytscha isolate Ot180627B linkage group LG03, Otsh_v2.0, whole genome shotgun sequence:
- the gpatch4 gene encoding G patch domain-containing protein 4, which yields MAETVQEKSRGLKFAEQQLLRHGWEQGKGLGRQENGISEAIKVKVKCDKGGVGHRQGEQFTFHWWDHVFNKASSSLEVESGENGVQVKKLVEEEEEGMISNKKPTKAMLGRDKLYGCFVKSATLLAGLEQPEQKSSSTDDSSSSSDDEDQRLDLSSTTKLSDADLVKACGGRTAHKGARHGLTMSAKLARLEQQEQEFMAKYGKKNQLAAATPDSVTTQPAAQIPEDELTHETPGKKTKKKKRKNHSEDTCENVAEENADSAVVSRSTNMKIKVKKKESLKENTGEVAVVPVEEELMSVEDNTADNAQPTKRKRSKQRKVLEEGESCHLNGEVCETDIISIESEAGGGCEDASEGEGATRQQTDSYTTTKKKKSSKNKEVAEEMEHSKDRETNQSETVADSPPKKKKKRDGATERTVEEEPKIKGKKNKCKAVKQTVEDSLHDVLDSIPLKKKKKKAKQQEPV from the exons GTAAAGGTCTTGGTCGGCAGGAGAATGGTATATCTGAGGCTATCAAAGTCAAAGTGAAATGTGACAAGGGAGGAGTGGGACATCGTCAAGGGGAGCAGTTCACCTTCCATTGGTGGGACCATGTCTTCAACAAAGCATCTTCTAGCCTGGAAGTGGAATCCGGCGAG AATGGTGTGCAGGTGAAGaagttggtggaggaggaagaggaaggaatgATCTCCAACAAGAAGCCAACGAAAGCCATGTTGGGAAGAGACAAACTTTATGGATGCTTTGTGAAG TCTGCCACCCTCCTGGCAGgactggagcagccagagcagaaGTCCTCCAGTACAgatgacagcagcagcagctctgaCGATGAGGACCAGAGACTGGACCTCTCCAGCACCACCAA GCTATCAGACGCTGACCTGGTGAAGGCTTGTGGAGGACGTACCGCCCACAA AGGAGCCAGACACGGCCTTACCATGAGTGCCAAGCTAGCCAGACTGGAGCAGCAGGAGCAAGAGTTCATGGCAAAGTATGGCAAGAAGAACCAACTAGCGGCTGCAACACCAGATAGCGTCACTACCCAGCCAGCTGCCCAGATCCCTGAGGATGAACTGACCCATGAGACCCCGGGGAAGAAGACTAAAAAGAAAAAGAGGAAGAATCACTCAGAGGATACCTGTGAGAATGTGGCTGAAGAGAATGCTGATTCTGCTGTTGTCTCCAGAAGTACCAACAtgaaaataaaggtgaaaaagaaGGAAAGTTTAAAGGAGAACACTGGGGAGGTGGCGGTGGTTCCTGTAGAGGAGGAACTAATGTCTGTGGAAGATAATACAGCAGACAATGCTCAGCCAACCAAGAGGAAACGTTCAAAACAGAGGAAGGTGTTGGAAGAGGGCGAGAGCTGCCATCTAAATGGAGAGGTGTGTGAAACTGATATCATTTCTATAGAGAGTGAAGCCGGAGGAGGCTGTGAAGACGCTTCGGAGGGAGAAGGTGCCACTCGGCAACAGACGGACTCCTACACTACTACCAAGAAGAAGAAGTCCTCCAAGAACAAAGAGGTGGCTGAGGAGATGGAACACTCTAAAGATAGAGAAACCAACCAATCAGAAACTGTGGCGGACTCTCCtccaaaaaagaaaaagaaacggGATGGAGCAACAGAGAGAACAGTGGAGGAGGAAcctaaaataaaaggtaaaaaaaataaatgcaaaGCGGTCAAGCAGACCGTAGAGGACAGTTTGCACGATGTATTGGACTCCATACCTctaaaaaagaaaaagaagaaagCTAAACAACAGGAACCAGTTTGA